A region from the Brassica napus cultivar Da-Ae chromosome C8, Da-Ae, whole genome shotgun sequence genome encodes:
- the LOC106399487 gene encoding putative pentatricopeptide repeat-containing protein At1g03510: MSSSYASNYTKLITLTKQLSSYANQGNHEQALNLFRQMQSSFALPLDAHVFSLALKSCAAAFRPALGESIHAHTLKSNFLSNPFVGSALLDMYGKCVSVSHARKLFDEIPQRNAVVWNAMISHYTHRGNIREAVELYEAMDVMPNESSFNAIIKGLVSTEDGSYKAIGFYRKMVEFRFKPTLITLLALVSACSVIGAFRLVKEIHSYAFRNLIEPHPQLKSGLVEAYGRCGSIDYVQLVFESMVDRDVVAWSSLVSAYALHGDAESALRAFQEMESAKVRPDDIAFLNVLKACSHAGLADEAIGYFKRMQDGYGLSASKDHYSCLVDVLSRVGRFEEAYKVIQAMPEKPTAKTWGALLGACRNYGEVELAEIAAKELWKIEPENPANYVLLGKIYMSVGRQEEAERLRMEMRDRGVKVSPGSSWCLFKD; the protein is encoded by the coding sequence GAACTACACTAAACTGATCACTCTCACTAAACAGTTAAGCTCTTACGCGAACCAAGGAAACCATGAGCAAGCTCTCAACCTCTTTCGCCAAATGCAATCTTCTTTCGCCTTACCTCTCGACGCACACGTCTTCTCACTCGCCCTCAAATCCTGCGCTGCAGCCTTCCGTCCTGCCCTCGGCGAATCCATCCATGCCCACACCCTCAAATCTAACTTTCTCTCAAACCCATTCGTGGGATCCGCTCTACTCGATATGTATGGTAAATGCGTCTCTGTTTCTCACGCTCGCAAACTGTTCGACGAAATTCCCCAGAGGAACGCTGTTGTCTGGAACGCGATGATTTCGCATTACACGCATCGTGGAAACATCAGGGAAGCTGTCGAGTTGTATGAGGCGATGGATGTTATGCCAAATGAGTCTTCTTTCAATGCTATCATAAAGGGTTTAGTGAGTACAGAGGATGGGTCTTATAAAGCAATTGGATTCTATAGGAAGATGGTTGAGTTTAGATTCAAGCCTACTTTGATTACTCTTCTTGCGCTAGTATCAGCTTGTTCTGTCATCGGGGCGTTTCGGTTGGTAAAAGAGATTCATTCATATGCTTTTAGGAATCTGATTGAGCCGCACCCGCAGTTGAAAAGCGGGTTGGTAGAGGCGTATGGGAGGTGCGGAAGCATTGATTACGTGCAATTGGTGTTTGAGAGCATGGTTGATAGGGATGTGGTTGCTTGGAGTAGCTTGGTGTCTGCTTATGCGCTTCACGGTGACGCTGAATCCGCCCTCAGAGCATTTCAAGAAATGGAATCTGCTAAAGTACGACCTGATGACATAGCGTTTCTGAACGTGCTGAAGGCCTGTAGTCACGCTGGGTTAGCTGATGAGGCTATTGGTTACTTTAAGAGGATGCAGGATGGTTACGGTTTGAGTGCAAGCAAGGACCATTACTCGTGTTTGGTGGATGTTTTAAGCAGAGTGGGGAGGTTTGAAGAagcttacaaagtgattcaagCTATGCCTGAGAAGCCAACGGCTAAGACATGGGGGGCTCTGCTTGGAGCGTGTAGGAACTACGGGGAGGTTGAGCTTGCGGAGATTGCTGCAAAGGAACTGTGGAAGATAGAGCCGGAGAATCCAGCGAATTATGTGTTGTTGGGGAAGATATATATGAGTGTTGGAAGACAAGAAGAGGCAGAGAGGCTTAGAATGGAGATGagagatagaggagtgaaggtTTCACCTGGTAGTAGTTGGTGCTTGTTCAAGGATTGA